In Silurus meridionalis isolate SWU-2019-XX chromosome 23, ASM1480568v1, whole genome shotgun sequence, the genomic window TACCTTATAGCTTTGTACCATTTAAGGAACAATTTTGTACCCCACACTGTCAGAAAAAAGGTACAAAAGTGTACCTTTTAGGGTACAAGTGGCCGTCACTGGGGTGGTACCCTCAAAGGTACAGTTTTGTACCTTTTAAAGCAAGGTACAAAATTATACCTTATAACTTTGTACCATATAAGGAACAATTTTGTACAACAAGGTACAATTGTGCATTTTGAAAAGATCACAAAATTGTACCTTATTAAAAGGATTCCCAGGGTATACCCCAATGAAAGCAGTTTTGATCCTATGTGGGCGAAAAAATATCTTAAACTGGCTTACAGACATGCAGATTTTACAgatgcaattttatttataaactttcTATTTCAAAGAGAATTACTTAAAATGTATTGCATCATACCACAACAGCAGGTGCAAGAATAGACAAGTTCATAGCACACAAAAGCTCATCagacattaaatataaacagagatataaaacagttttaaaacagCAACCTCTTCAataaaattaacaggaatacaAGAAATTGTCTTTACACTAGAATCCTTACAAATCAAATCAGAAAAAATACAAGAACTGATATATAGCTAATTATTAGGCTATGTCATGTGCTGCACATTGAAGTTAATAGCAAAGGGCATTTCAGCAAGAATACCTACtgctaataaataatttgtcatCAACACTGTAGGTATCTAGTGCCTGGTAATCAACCTCCTCACCTGGTGAAAGGACAGTCCattcattttcatatttcacacagtatgaataataatgatgacAAAAGGATTCCGGTATTAACAGCTTGCCACACAATAACCAGTCTGTGTCCATGTTAAGAATGTACTTAATCTGAAAAAATAACGGAACTTCTTCTGCATGGAGGTGacccacagtaaacacatctTTAACACAATATTTGACATCATTAATCTCTACTTCTGTTACTCGTTGAAGCTGTTTGCCTTCAAAATTGACATGGCTGTACTTCTTGTTCACACTTATTGAATGCTGGAGAGCTGAAGGTAAAGACTGAAAGGGTGTGTTCACACAACATCCAGCAACTTTCTCATATTCCCCCAACATATTAACAGAAGACAATTCCCAACATTGTCTATGCTGATGTCGGTTACTTAAAGTGGATGAAATGTTAATGAAATTTTTACAAGCGCTAGCGACCTGTTTGAAATATTGATGTTTGCCTTCAAACCTTAAACACCATAAAGAACGCAAAGGCCCATAGCATAGCATCAAACGAGAGTAATGgattaaataatgacattttggCGTAAGAACATCACCAAACTCTTTAACTGTACATGACAAAACTCAGAAACTAAGAGATCAAGAGTGGGAAgccattctttttttacaaCTGGTGCCATTATAATGTCAGAAATTTCACGACAAAGTAAGTAGACATGCCAATAGCTACAGCCCTCTGGGATTCTGTGTGCTACCAAAAAGGGCAGTAGGCGAAATAAACACCATTTCTGTGTGGCAGACCCTACTACATTCAAGTTGTGTAGAAGTTTTTCAGAAAGAGGAACAGGCTTGTTTTTTATCATTCTGTCCAAAAGTAAGTTTCCTCAGCTCCTCGTTAAACTCTTGTATGGTTATGACTTTTCTCTGTGAGCTTTACTTAAAACAAGGCGCAACACTAGAGGAACTACACCTTCTAAAAGTCATGCATCACATCCGGAGGAAGTGAGGTAGTGACATCAAAGTAGTCCAGTTTGTCAAAAGGACAGTCTCTGGTAACACCATAAATGGCTTTCGTGTCAGGAttttcctttacacactccaaGTGGTATCTGTGGACATCAGTAGTTCTTAAAACAAAGTCAGATTCATTAAAACATCTCTTAATGTTGCTATGTGTGGCCATGCAGTATCTACAAATTCTACCAACATTAAATGACATGCTGAATCCACCTATTAAGTGAGAGGAAAGGTTATCAGCAGATACAACTGCAACAGCTGCAcgaacatttttttccacaccatCAACAAGTACATTAATTCCTTCTGATGAAAGCTTTTTAAGATCATCTATGAATGGCTTCAAAATTTCATCTAATCCAAATTGTTTCACAAGGCTATAGCGAGCAAGTAAAGCTAAATGAATATGTTTTAACTGAGAACAATACTTTGTACCTATATTTCCAATTGTATAGTAAAATGCacagagtttgtgtttgttacgTTTTGAACCCAGAGGATTACACACCTCAAACTCGTCTTCATAAAGATGCAGTCTCAGAGCTTGTGGGTTATTTGCAAAGAATTTGTGGTTTTTGAAATGAAGTCCATCTCGATAATCTTTTAGAACAAGTTCATCTTTTTCAGTGTTGAACTCAGTTTGTATCTGGTCCCAGATGTCCTCATGGGAACAGTATTTTCTCAATACCTCACATATAGGAATGTACGAGTAACTTCCAGTCTTATTACCATACGTGTCTCTTAGTGTATACTGCACAGGCTCAGTCAACTCAAATTTTGATTTGCAATACTCTTTGAACATGTGTGGAGACCTAACAAGTCTCGAGGCCTCTGAAAAAAAGTCAGGGGACTGTAGCACTTCTTGAAGTTCTGGGGATGCAGCAAGATCAAATCCATTTTCTTTTAGATGATATGCAAGAAATGAGTCatagttttctttgaaaaaactaaataagaAATTTACATCATCTAAAATTTCTTGCTGCACTGACTGAGGCAGGTGATTTTTCTCTGCATTTCAGAACAAAGGCACATAGGTTCTCTCTAAATTGCTGAAACAGCTCCTTCATGTTTGGAGGGGCAGACAGTACAACACTATCATTAGGACATTCTTCCTCAACATCCTCAAAGAAAGGAAGAGGATCATCAGTCATAGTCTGTTGTAACACCGTATGTTTATGCTTTCGGTAAACGTGACATCTAAAGGACTCATACTTTGAAAATGTTCTCTGACAGTCATTAAGACCACAAGTTATTGAAAAATTTGCCTCATGTGCATGAATGAGACCAATGTGCTGGATTAATTTGACAATTGTGAATGTTCTCCGAGAGCATTTAGGACAACAGAAGGGGCGAGGCATTTTTGCAGATGTTACTGTAAAAGGTTGATTACTCTGGTAACTGGAGTAAGTAGAGGCTTGTCACCATCCACAGTAAGTTTCAAAACATACCGCTGAAGAAACACCAGAGTGTTCTTCAAGTGAGGTGGATATGTCAAATTGAAGACAAAATAGGCACAGAATGCAGAAAGAACCCCTTCGTCCACACCGCTAGCCCGGCAGATCTCTATCCCATCAACTCTGATGACAGCAGTGACTCTTCTTGTAAGCACAGTTTTCCAGTCAGTGGTTTCCTGTACTTGAACAGTTGGATATGGTGAAGATGGGTCACTCTAAAAagacaaaagcacaaataagATTTTATATCAGTCAAATTTTATGATCATACAGGTTAAATGTGCCCTAGAATGAAAAATTGAATTAACCTTGGCACCTTGGCAAATATCGTGAGTCTCAAACACTATTGCTTCCTcctttcatatgtaaatctTGTGCATGAAAACACCACGGAAAAATAGGCGAATCTCAACATAACACCGACTGTAACGCAACCACCGGAATGTACGCCTAGCATTTGCATATGCCAGCCAATGACTTGCAAGTTCGAATCAGGAGAACGAACTCCAGAGGAAGTCTGGTGATTCTGCAGACGGAAAACAGCAGCATTCTTACAGCGTCACTCAGCTCGCTCTGGCTACTCTGGTtatctctgtatgtatgtaaaccTATTAATAGCCACACAAATGTTGTTCAGGCAACGCGTACATTGATTATCTTcactgcatataaaataaaacgaaATAAAACAACCCTGCCTCTTTtcgtttacatttaaaaaaatattaagccTATTAATAAGTGGTCCACGCAATAAGTGTGCATATATGATTATCTTcactgtaataaaattaaatatgacaTAAAACACAACTCTCGTTTCGTTAAGTTTTAATGATCAAAGAAATAACTTCACTTTACCTCAGCCAAAACAAATAGCCAAGGAACAATTGATAGATCCATGAGGCCAAAGATCGCCGCGATAGATATGCACAAGACGGATTATAACTCATGTTCAACCACTACAGAAACATCAGAGCCAGCGGCAGACGTCAGAAGGACTAGCCGAGAAAAGGCTGCTCTAGCCAGGCTTAATGAGCGCTGAGCGCCCAGTGGCCGACTGGATCTCGCAACTCCAAAAACTGCAGATCAAAATTTCAAATAGGTGCtctctttataaataaaccACAGATTTTAGCTTTAAACAAGTACATTTTTACTGAAACAGGCTCAAACATATAAGGTTGGATCAATGCCTAATCTCTCCACCGTCATGCCGCAACTGACTATGCAATgaaacagccaatcagagcagAGCTCACATTACTATTCATGACCCTTCCAAATAAGGCAATATCAGCCCATTTCATTCTAGGGACAATTTCTAGGGTTGTAAATGGACCTGTAAAACCATATCTGGACATTTTTTGCCCTTAAATAAGCCACATACACTCTATGTAGATATCAGGGAACAATTTAACTAATCTGCATTAAGAGTAAGATGATTATTattcagtaaatgttttaaaaattataaaatgcatttatgaTAGACAGAGAAACATGCGCATACCTCCCAAGCACAATGAAGTGTTCAAGCTTTTCTCTGAACAAGACTGGCAACATGAGAAGTGCTGCTTTGAAATCAATTcctgaaacaaaagaaaacacatgaTACTGACTAATGTTCCctctaattttttttcttactgagCAAAACTTTTCTCTATTGAGCGGACATTTTTGACCACCTGAACTTGTACAgtgtacataaacacacaaaaaaatgtaattgtaacttttaaataatgtgccatttctattttatttgaccCCTGATGTAACTTAGTGatatattaaatcattttcGAAAACAATCAGTTCAGTCACTAAATTAAGCATGTTAGgtgacttttatttcttttttttttttttttttttacagtactgtGTTAACTAGTCTTTACTAAGAAATTCTATTTTAAAAATCTTCCAGGACAGTTtaattctttataataataatatgagcAGTTacactgagatggtttggacaactttaatgtgttttgtatagGCTAGTCAATTATTAGCAATAGACAGCATTAAACcattaacattaaatgtttGTTGAATTTCCACGATTTTTCTATATCAGGGGGTTTCAAACTTTTTAATGGCAAGGCTTTATTAGgcttacaatataatataataaaatttaaagatAATTGAAGTAGGCCTATTAAAACATATCGGTTATAACTATTTAAACTGATATATTATCAGTTTGCTTCAATTTGttttactattatattattataatatgaaaaCAAACTGAAGCATTTAACAGATTATAGCTATTAACAAATCAAGAAAAGTGAACATGTGAACTCTTTAATAGTTATCCTAACATCCATGAAACCAACACCATACACACGTTTGCACGCAACACCTGTGATGACGTTATATTTCACATGTCTTTGCATTTTGCGTTGCCTCTCGTATTGAGCCATTGATACAGACATGATATACAACCTGACTGAGCCTTGAAAGTGGTGCGTAGCCATCAATGGTGGGGCAGAAAGCTGTcagatttcattaaaaatatctTCATTTGTGTTACAAAGATGAACAAAAGTCTTGTAGGTTTGGATGAGTAATTAATGACAGAATTCTCAGTTTAGGGTGAACTAACCCTTTAATAAATAGGATAAGATTAAAAACGTCAATTACCATTATGGTCTTCAACGAGATTCTTCTCTAGCTTCTATGAGCGGCTTTGCTAAAGAGATTTCCATAAGCAAGTTGTAGCACACTGGATGCAATGTTTCCAAAGCTTTCTTGAAAGTGCCGGCAAAGATTAACAGACTTGTACAGGAAACCAATTTCTTGATAAAGCTGAAATTTGTTAAAAAGACACAAACATAAGAAAGTCAGaattttttatacagtttcagTGTCCTACATGTTAATGGGTTTGTGTACTTTTATAATTTCCACACTTACCCTGATGAACTCTTCAAAACGGATATTTGTTGACAGCATCTTCAACAGTCATCCCACCAATAATCTCCTTACGCCTCCAGGCAAAGGTCCTCCTCATTCGCTCTTCAACAATACGAGCATCTGGCTGTGTCTTTCGATATTGGTCCTGTAGGACTTTCACATGTCCCTCTATTGAGGTAGCATCCTCTCCAGCAACATCCATGTCCTTGTACACAGACAAAACAATCAGGTAGAATATTATTTCTAACTTCTtggcaagaaaataaagaaaatgtttgccTTTTCACGGTGTCTTGTCACTCGTTATAATGATAAATTTGAGAACAATACACTGGCAACATGTACCATTGTAAAAAGATTATAAATGTATGCTCTCACCATAGGCCTTTTCATTTGTTTGCAAGTGCTTTTTTCAGGTTCCTGAGACTTTTTTTGAATGACCAAACTTCTGTTTAAGTCTTTTCACTTCTTCAACATCAGCCAAAGGTGTCCGTTCAAATTTAAACTTGCGTTTCAGAGACATGTGCCATGTGtgctatttaaaaacatattttggcaaaagaagaagaagaaaaaaggttttacaCAAAATTAACTGTATGACTAGAACCAAGAGTAGGATATTAAGATTTACTCCTCTACTTACATATCCATTGCCCTCTTTGTCCTTTAAAAAGGGGTACCTCAGAATAAGGGCCTTAGCCACTTGAACATACTCTTCATTAGTCGGATAcctgcaaaacattttaaacacgaGTGTAGCgtttacttttgtttaaaatgtaattaaaatgtaaaaccttGGGCACAGTTAATGGGGAAtacttacatactgtactgagCCATGCTTTCATACAATGTTCTTATAATTTTGATCCTATCGGATGCtgcaagtttgctttgtttttggtCCAACTTAGCCTGAACATCAAAAGGAAACTTAGGAACTTCAAAAAGTGCAGGATAAGCTGCTGATGGGCTGATATTACTATGGTAAAAAGAGAAAGTAATAATTAGGCAATGAAATGTTACAGGGATACATAAAGTATGACAAATACTATAAAGTACCAGTTCTTACTACTGAAAAGACAgatgaatacattcattaacaaataacaataactTTGTTATAGTATAGGCCAGTGGTACCCAATCACATTCCTGAGGGGCTCCAACACTGCACATTTTGCATATCTTCTCAATCAAACACACCTGGATTAAGGTTATCAGTATAGGGATGCGCCAATCCAATACTCAGTCTCCGTATCAGCTCCGATAAAATACCAACCACGATACCAATTCAGTACTGAAATTTTAAAAATTTGATGCTTTGAGCACTGTTGAACTGGAATCGTAAACACCTCTGGCCATTGTGCTCACGCACATCGGATGCGTCTGTGATTGGCTACAATGATCAATGCACAAGAGTGTTTGAAAGCACAAGGAAGTGTTTGAAAATGCTTTGAAAGCGGGAGTGCTTGAAAGCACAAGCAGGCATCAATCAGCGGACCGGTAGGCTGATAGACGCCTGATTTCAAACGTTTCAGACTCGATCGGAATCGGACGTTACCTCCCGATCAGGACTcggatatatatgtatacataataatatattaatatataatatataataatattttaaattatatttaaatataatttaaatataattaaattattatatattaatatgagaAGGGTATGACTGTCTGGTGGTACTGACAACACAGGATGGAAGAACCATTAGttgttttaccttttttttgtaaacggCGTGTGTCTCAATCAGCTCCCTAGTTCAGTAGTCAGGGCACTGATCAGGGAATCAGCCACATTCACTTTCATACTGATTCACGACCTAGGGAACTAGGGAGCTGATCGAGACGCAGGGTTAGTATTTGCACGTTCAAGTTGTAAACACCGAATCTGTACTTCCGCCTATGTCAAGCGTGACCTTTTCAACGTAATTGCGTATTACGTGACGTCATGAACGCGCATCCGAGAACAGAGCAAGGAGAACATTTGTGCTTataaaacttaattttttttttatttttaaaaaatgacagaTCGTTTCGCTAGATAAGACCCTTATTCCTCGTCTGGTATCGTTTAAAGCCTTTTGAAGCTGCACTGAAACCGTCTGGTGCCCATTCAAGCCCATTGTATGGAGAAAAATCCTGGAATGTTTTCATCAAAAACCTTAATATCTTTTcgactgaagaaagaaagacgtGAACATCTTGGATGACATGGAGGTGAGTAAATTATAagcaaaagtttatttaaaagtgaacTAATCCTTTAATATGGTTTGTTTAAAATAGCAACGTGGAAAACAGACAGAGTTCAGATAATGTATGTTTCAGTCGATGGATGCACAAAACGTTACAACAACGATAATCAAAAAGCATGGACAAAACAGTCACTCTTTGTAAACTGTTTACTGCGAGTGCCGTATGCTCTAATGTCCAGTCATTTACGCCGTCATCACCCGGGTGTTAAAAGCGCGCGAGCGCAGGTGAGACCTGAACAGCACACGTTGCTATCTGTGTTTAAACTAACTTATTTAAGCCTTGCTGATTTAAACCTTCAAGAACAAGACGCGAAAGAGAACTCGCGCGCGCTGTGAGAAGATTTGTGTGCGCTCATCCGAAGCGCGCAAATACTGAGTTCTCTTTCAAGTCTTGCGCTTCGGTGGccacatttatacaaaaaatgatGTCAACATGCCCGTCCTAGCGAGTATCCTAGCAAACATAGTCGGTTATGTCTTAAGTGAACGTATATTAGTCGAGAAAGACAGCGCATGTGTAACAGTATACTGGATCGTGCATGTcttatagggaaaaaaaaactattcctgctgcctgtttttaatgttaaatcaaACAACAAATAACAAAGATCACTCACTGCTCTTGACTGAACAGTTTTTGTAACTTCAATAAtgattaatctttatttattttatacagtaaagATAATATGCagtgatattttatatttaattactatTTGATTACTGTTAGATACCTGAAAAACCTGAAAAGCACTGTTCCTGGATCCGTTTTTTCGctcttctttattcttttttatgtaGGCTATTATAGAAGTATCGGATCGGGACTCAGTATCGGCAGATACTCAAAATCAAATGACTCGGACTCGAGGGCAAAAAAACGTGATCGGGACATCCCTAGAATCGATACAGTATCGCCAAACATAATATTGCGATATTCACGTGTAACAATATTTTCTAACACTAACTTTCAGAATAGTTTCctgaaacaaatgaaacaatattaaatattaaatgacaaCAACCTTGCTCCAGCTGAAGACTGAAAAAGGCATTCTGCAGGCACAGGTTCAAGCGTTAATGTCACCATTTCCTTCATCTGTTGGACAAATCGGTGGAATTTTGCCTGCTTCTTAAATGATCCCTCAAAGAGGAATGAAACCATTGACTCCGTCAGCCCAATGTCAACAGTCTCTCCATCTACATCATTGTCTATAACATAAAAGAGATCATGAAAAGTACAATTGAATTACCCATCATTAGAACCATGCACTAAACCAGTATATTTGAAGCTGGAACACGGCACCATTGCCTGTCAGGTAAAATACACACTCAAAAATGGTAACCAGTGGGGAATACTTTACAGGGCTAACAAATAAATTCTGAAATGAAATTAAGATTAAAatagagaataaaataataaaacatggaaATTACATGAACCCTAACAGACAGCTGAATTTGTCAATTGCAGTGACACAGGGCTCCAGACTAACATTTGAGAGCAGTGGCACCAGTGCCACTAAGTTCTACAGACAGAGCGCCAGCACCTGATTTGGTGGCGCTGCAGGAAAATGTATCACTAAGTTAAAGCTGCTGTCCGCGATTTTCGCCCTCTAGCGGTTAATAAACAGGGTAGGTTGCACCAGCCATTTGTAAGTTTTTTCTTAAATTGGAACAAAGTCCACACTAGTGGCTTAGTAACTACTAGCTAGTTTGTACTTTATTCGGTTGCACCATTTGTACTTAAGGCAAGAACATAGCTAGTAGCTCGTAAGGTCTCCGTAAAATAATGCGTAGTCGCATAATATGATGTTTACCCTTAGTGATCCTTCAAGTACGTGAGGAGAAGTTGTTGAAATTCTGTGAATTTCAGTTTTTCCTTCATTCTGACTTATTTTGCCTCACGTAGCTAACAGTAAAAATAAGTTtccattagggatgcaccgatcCGCCTTTTTCGCTTCCGATACCTGGGATTCAGTATCGGCTCGGAAGGGAAAAAGGCAGATCGGTGCATCCCTACCTACTACTtaatcataaatgtatttatatgtaaataacatTCAGAAACTGTATTTGAAACAAAATTATTAAGGATATATGGAAGCCCATTTccgccacaaaaaaaaaaaaaaaaagatgcaagtTTATATCTCACAATTGCAAGTTATAAAGTCAGAATTTGAGATATAAAGTAGCAATTGCGtgatataaagtcagaattctgagatataaagtcgcaattgcgtgatataaagtcagaatttgAGATATAAAGTAGCAATTGCGtgatataaagtcagaatttgAGATATAAAGTAGCAATTGCGtgatataaagtcagaattctgagatataaagtcgcaattgcgtgatataaagtcagaatttgAGATATAAAGTAGCAATTGCGtgatataaagtcagaatttgAGATATAAAGTAGCAATTGCGtgatataaagtcagaatttgAGATATAAAGTCGCAATTGCGTGATATAAAGTCGCAATTATGtgatataaagtcagaattctgagatataaagtcgcaattgcgtgatataaagtcagaatttgAGATATAAAGTCGCAATTGCGTGATAAAAGTCAGAATTCTGAGATATAAAGTCgcaattcatctttttttttttttttttgtgaaacgggcttccataaggataaataaatactgatacaaaaaaacataagaaaTTACATTATTGATTATGACTGATTTTATTTGACATGCACGGAGTGATGGGACCGATGCATACAGCGCACTGTTTAACGGGATTGTGTTGAAGAGTGGCTAACAAAGTAATCTTTTCACATAATGTTCTCTTTCTTAAAATGTAAGAGAGTGTAAATGTCAGCAGCATCATATATGTGTAAAGAATGAAGTCTGTCAGGTAAAACAAGAGCTTATTGATGCAGGTCAGTCAGTCTGCTATTTATTCCAACCTTTACTTCTGATAGGAGGCTTCCGTAAATATTTAGTGTATACGTGAGTTACACTTCAAGTTTAATGGTGcaacacaaaaatatttagtAGTGCTTAAGTTGTAACTTAGTGCCCATTTACGTCAAAACTGGTCTACGTTGAAACTTGCGCACAGCTGGTGCAACCGGACCCAGAACTGCACGCGTCTTGCGGAGGAACATTCTAGCCGGAGCTACTTTTCTCCGTGAGTCACGCAGTTACTGTGATATTCTGCGGCGAGCCCTACCAGTCTGGTCTGAAATAGTCCGAATATAAACACTTATTATAAGTGTACCATAATGATTCAGGATAAGACAAAAACACGGTTTGGAAAAGGGATTCATGTTGTACATTCTcattatataattttgtaaattttaacacaaaaagTTGCGGACTGCAGCTTTAATTTTAGAGATTGGCCAATTTTGACAATTCACAACCATCGGCATATCGACTATAGCATGAAAAAGGCCGATATAATAAACCGATGGTTGATTAATTAACTGCATGAAGACAATGAGCTGTATAATGTCTGCTGCATAATGCAACTGCTttaatatcaaatattatttttatattatcaaGTGTgcttaacaaataaataaatattcgtACCGCCTCTGTGATGTAAATTGTACCTTACTTATTAATCACTTGATTTTAAGTTTGATGGCGGAGGGTTGCGTCGGGAAGTCTCATGCGGCCTAACAAAATGACGCAATCACAGGCAGGATATTTTTAgtctcaaaatgtaaaaaaactgaGATAACCACTAATTACAATGGCTAGCCCTGCCAATATATAGTGTCGGCCACagtttttatcaaataaatatgGTATGCGAGGCAAAGGTATGAAAGTTTATAGTCTATATCTGTTATCCTCGAGAAAAGCCTAAGTTAGATTTTCTTAAAACATCTCAACATGTGATAATAATCATACTCACCCTCAAATTTTTTCCTCTCCTCATCAGTGATTTCGATACCAAACTGCATAAGCTCCTTTATTAATTGTGTGGTATTCATTTTTCCCAACTCCATTCTGAACTTTTGAAGGCGCTTCCCAAATCCGTCGTACAACGGCCAGTCTGACGTCTGACGCATTAACTTACTTTTCGCGGGCTTTAAGCAGGGAAACATCGAATTAGACAAAATCAACATAACATAGCACAATACGTGaagaaatatgaatatataacaTTATCTCGCATTTACCTGAAAAATGTGTCCAAAAAATGCTCGACGAAATCGTGTTCTGAAGTTCTGTCAGGACCGCGCCCGCGCGCGCACACTGATGAACGACGATCAAGCAGAGCGGGAAATTCTTAAAGCGACATCAATCGTaacgttgaaaaaaaaaaaattatactaaatCACAACAAACATGAacaattattatacatatatttaatttaatagaatCATTAATATGTTtggaaataaaatttattttattttacagacagGATAGGCTAACGTTACATGAAGTGATGGTgaagtatgttcatttatataGCTAATATAGTCCTACAAAACATCtcaccattttatttttaacatttaaaactaCTTAATATGTTGTCTTGCTCTTATTTTGACCTgacatacatttaattaataaagaaacagacaTAAGTTATTGGAgcttaactgaaaaaaaaaacgtttcaaAAGGTACAAAATGGACCTTTCACATCTAAACCTAAAATGTTGTACCTTTATAAGCCATTTTGGGTACATATTTGTACCCTAAGGACcaattgtggacctttaaatgAGTTTTGTACCTCTAGGAACAAAATTGTACCAGCACTGTACCTTTTTTTCTGACAGTGTAAAGTAAACAGTCAAAGCTGCTTCAAGAACAACATTTATTACAACTGACAGCAAAGTACAAATTCTGTTGTTTCAGCAAATCTTCCACTCAATCCTGAATATTAtatctttat contains:
- the LOC124377327 gene encoding uncharacterized protein LOC124377327, coding for MQHILKILVVYGAGVEDSVDVSVILEGREILPGCHNVAKACALLMGLIYALNLAYPKANFEIVSRTLPAKSKLMRQTSDWPLYDGFGKRLQKFRMELGKMNTTQLIKELMQFGIEITDEERKKFEDCTFHDLFYVIDNDVDGETVDIGLTESMVSFLFEGSFKKQAKFHRFVQQMKEMVTLTLEPVPAECLFQSSAGARLLSFNISPSAAYPALFEVPKFPFDVQAKLDQKQSKLAASDRIKIIRTLYESMAQYSMYPTNEEYVQVAKALILRYPFLKDKEGNGYHTWHMSLKRKFKFERTPLADVEEVKRLKQKFGHSKKVSGTDMDVAGEDATSIEGHVKVLQDQYRKTQPDARIVEERMRRTFAWRRKEIIGGMTVEDAVNKYPFIKKLKLEKNLVEDHNGIDFKAALLMLPVLFREKLEHFIVLGRVDPSSPYPTVQVQETTDWKTVLTRRVTAVIRVDGIEICRASGVDEGVLSAFCAYFVFNLTYPPHLKNTLVFLQRYVLKLTVDGDKPLLTPVTRVINLLQ